Proteins found in one Chaetodon auriga isolate fChaAug3 chromosome 12, fChaAug3.hap1, whole genome shotgun sequence genomic segment:
- the ranbp3b gene encoding ran-binding protein 3b isoform X1: MADLANEDKPAIAPPVFVFQKDKAQKRSAEGSSAEDGEDSDKDEGSYCPPVKRERTSSFPPPHSVPKNNVFMPSSFCQSPTGNSDSEPEEKPVGFRLKPPTLIHGQAPSSGVPSQKPKEQQRSVLRPAVLQAPPSKSHIESNSSCGTNGVKTSSDGAPGTQSLFLNNTEHSATLAKSLKHENEEHGASGNKDGGGREKKDTDVAISFVFGQNIKDRAKLEENSTEDKSKDSVPLDSQSEGTNYFLQYISTPSSKNATNSTDSGAKFVFGQNMSERVLSPPKGESSNEENKEVSAPPASEPSSQEATPEKVNSVSESLEESAAAYTKATAKKCILEKVDVKTGEESESNVLQMQCKLYVFEKTAQSWIERGRGLLRLNDMASTDDGTLQSRLVMRTQGSLRLILNTKLWPQMQVDKASEKSVRITAMDTEDQGVKVFLISGSSKDIGQLAAALHHRILALKSRAEQETETPTTTIPEAEVPQSNEDDSDEEDNASASASASTPATSNSEGGESQAAGST; this comes from the exons ATGGCGGACTTGGCAAACGAAG ACAAGCCTGCCATAGCgcctcctgtgtttgttttccaaaaagATAAAGCACAGAAG CGATCTGCAGAGGGCTCAAGTGCAGAGGATGGAGAAG attcagataAAGACGAGGGAAGCTATTGCCCCCCTGTGAAAAGGGAAAGGACCTCATCGTTCCCACCCCCACATTCTG TTCCCAAGAACAATGTATTCATGCCCTCAAGTTTCTGCCAGTCTCCGACTGGGAACTCTGACTCTGAGCCAG AGGAGAAGCCTGTGGGATTCCGTTTAAAGCCACCAACTCTCATACATGGACAGGCGCCAAGTTCAG GTGTCCCAAGTCAGAAACCCAAGGAACAGCAACGCAGCGTCCTCCGCCCCGCAGTTCTCCAGGCGCCGCCCTCTAAATCACATATAGAGTCCA ATTCCAGTTGTGGAACCAACGGTGTGAAAACATCATCAGATGGGGCACCTGGGACCCAGTCCCTCTTCCTGAACAACACAGAGCACTCAGCCACCCTGGCCAAGTCACTG aaacatgaaaatgaggAACATGGAGCAAGTGGTAACAAAGATGGAGGcggaagagagaagaaggatACAGACGTAGCAATATCTTTTGTGTTTGGTCAGAATATCAAAGACAGAGCAAAG TTGGAAGAGAACAGTACAGAAGACAAGTCAAAGGATAGTGTGCCACTGGACTCTCAATCAGAGGGCACTAATTATTTCTTACAGTACATCTCTACCCCAAG TTCAAAAAATGCCACAAACAGTACAGACAGTGGGGCAAAATTTGTTTTTGGGCAGAACATGTCTGAACGAGTTCTG AGTCCCCCGAAGGGCGAGTCCtcaaatgaggaaaataaagaagtTTCAGCTCCCCCCGCTTCAGAGCCCTCATCACAGGAAGCCACCCCTGAGAAGG TCAACAGCGTGTCAGAGTCTTTGGAGGAGTCTGCAGCAGCTTACACCAAAGCCACAGCCAAGAAGTGCATCTTAGAGAAAGTCGACGTCAAAACCGGAGAGGAATCGGAAAGCAATGTTTTACAG ATGCAGTGCAAGTTATATGTATTTGAGAAGACTGCTCAGTCGTGGATAGAGAGAGGTCGAGGTCTGCTGAGGCTCAACGACATGGCATCGACAGATGACGGCACGCTACAGTCCCGCCTAG TGATGAGGACCCAGGGCAGCCTCCGGTTGATCCTCAACACTAAACTTTGGCCCCAGATGCAGGTGGACAAGGCCAGCGAGAAGAGTGTACGAATCACTGCCATGGACACAGAGGACCAGGGGGTCAAAGTCTTCCTAATATCG GGTAGCTCTAAGGACATAGGTCAGCTGGCTGCAGCGTTACATCACCGTATCTTAGCCCTGAAGAGCCGGGCAGAGCAAGAGACTGAGACCCCGACAACAACCATCCCCGAGGCCGAGGTACCACAGTCCAACGAGGACGACAGCGACGAGGAAGACAATGCCTCTGCCTCAGCTTCAGCCTCCACTCCTGCTACGA GTaattcagagggaggagagagccaGGCAGCAGGAAGCACATAG
- the ranbp3b gene encoding ran-binding protein 3b isoform X2, protein MQPSRSAEGSSAEDGEDSDKDEGSYCPPVKRERTSSFPPPHSVPKNNVFMPSSFCQSPTGNSDSEPEEKPVGFRLKPPTLIHGQAPSSGVPSQKPKEQQRSVLRPAVLQAPPSKSHIESNSSCGTNGVKTSSDGAPGTQSLFLNNTEHSATLAKSLKHENEEHGASGNKDGGGREKKDTDVAISFVFGQNIKDRAKLEENSTEDKSKDSVPLDSQSEGTNYFLQYISTPSSKNATNSTDSGAKFVFGQNMSERVLSPPKGESSNEENKEVSAPPASEPSSQEATPEKVNSVSESLEESAAAYTKATAKKCILEKVDVKTGEESESNVLQMQCKLYVFEKTAQSWIERGRGLLRLNDMASTDDGTLQSRLVMRTQGSLRLILNTKLWPQMQVDKASEKSVRITAMDTEDQGVKVFLISGSSKDIGQLAAALHHRILALKSRAEQETETPTTTIPEAEVPQSNEDDSDEEDNASASASASTPATSNSEGGESQAAGST, encoded by the exons ATGCAACCTAGT CGATCTGCAGAGGGCTCAAGTGCAGAGGATGGAGAAG attcagataAAGACGAGGGAAGCTATTGCCCCCCTGTGAAAAGGGAAAGGACCTCATCGTTCCCACCCCCACATTCTG TTCCCAAGAACAATGTATTCATGCCCTCAAGTTTCTGCCAGTCTCCGACTGGGAACTCTGACTCTGAGCCAG AGGAGAAGCCTGTGGGATTCCGTTTAAAGCCACCAACTCTCATACATGGACAGGCGCCAAGTTCAG GTGTCCCAAGTCAGAAACCCAAGGAACAGCAACGCAGCGTCCTCCGCCCCGCAGTTCTCCAGGCGCCGCCCTCTAAATCACATATAGAGTCCA ATTCCAGTTGTGGAACCAACGGTGTGAAAACATCATCAGATGGGGCACCTGGGACCCAGTCCCTCTTCCTGAACAACACAGAGCACTCAGCCACCCTGGCCAAGTCACTG aaacatgaaaatgaggAACATGGAGCAAGTGGTAACAAAGATGGAGGcggaagagagaagaaggatACAGACGTAGCAATATCTTTTGTGTTTGGTCAGAATATCAAAGACAGAGCAAAG TTGGAAGAGAACAGTACAGAAGACAAGTCAAAGGATAGTGTGCCACTGGACTCTCAATCAGAGGGCACTAATTATTTCTTACAGTACATCTCTACCCCAAG TTCAAAAAATGCCACAAACAGTACAGACAGTGGGGCAAAATTTGTTTTTGGGCAGAACATGTCTGAACGAGTTCTG AGTCCCCCGAAGGGCGAGTCCtcaaatgaggaaaataaagaagtTTCAGCTCCCCCCGCTTCAGAGCCCTCATCACAGGAAGCCACCCCTGAGAAGG TCAACAGCGTGTCAGAGTCTTTGGAGGAGTCTGCAGCAGCTTACACCAAAGCCACAGCCAAGAAGTGCATCTTAGAGAAAGTCGACGTCAAAACCGGAGAGGAATCGGAAAGCAATGTTTTACAG ATGCAGTGCAAGTTATATGTATTTGAGAAGACTGCTCAGTCGTGGATAGAGAGAGGTCGAGGTCTGCTGAGGCTCAACGACATGGCATCGACAGATGACGGCACGCTACAGTCCCGCCTAG TGATGAGGACCCAGGGCAGCCTCCGGTTGATCCTCAACACTAAACTTTGGCCCCAGATGCAGGTGGACAAGGCCAGCGAGAAGAGTGTACGAATCACTGCCATGGACACAGAGGACCAGGGGGTCAAAGTCTTCCTAATATCG GGTAGCTCTAAGGACATAGGTCAGCTGGCTGCAGCGTTACATCACCGTATCTTAGCCCTGAAGAGCCGGGCAGAGCAAGAGACTGAGACCCCGACAACAACCATCCCCGAGGCCGAGGTACCACAGTCCAACGAGGACGACAGCGACGAGGAAGACAATGCCTCTGCCTCAGCTTCAGCCTCCACTCCTGCTACGA GTaattcagagggaggagagagccaGGCAGCAGGAAGCACATAG